The following proteins are co-located in the Thermomicrobiales bacterium genome:
- a CDS encoding Gfo/Idh/MocA family oxidoreductase: protein MKVAILGAGFMGGTHARAFQKIPGVDIAAVYAHSDKRAGPLAQELGTVYTNDIDAILRDESIDAVDNCLPTPEHRPLTEAALAAGKHVLLEKPIALDDADAAALVAAGEASGQVFMMAHVLRFWPEYVELHKRASNGSIGQLRSGLAYRRQPFPAWSELFARSDLTGGAVIDMMIHDIDALNWVFGAPQSVTANGVRNPRSNGWDQVQILIDYGTVSAVVDGGMMMPETYPFTSTMQVLGSEGFLEYDFRAGGRSVEEAGGTNALYLYPNEGEPSQLEVTQIDPYLAEIEYFVECVRSGQPATRATPAEARLALDTALAARESMESNRTVAL, encoded by the coding sequence GTGAAAGTTGCCATTCTTGGTGCCGGGTTCATGGGAGGGACGCATGCGCGGGCCTTCCAGAAGATTCCCGGTGTGGATATTGCCGCGGTCTATGCCCATTCCGATAAGCGGGCTGGGCCGTTGGCGCAGGAACTCGGCACGGTCTATACGAACGATATCGACGCGATTCTGCGCGATGAGTCGATCGATGCCGTCGACAATTGTCTCCCGACGCCCGAGCATCGTCCGCTGACCGAAGCGGCGCTCGCGGCCGGGAAGCATGTCCTGCTGGAGAAACCGATCGCGCTCGACGACGCCGATGCCGCTGCCCTGGTGGCTGCGGGAGAGGCGAGCGGTCAGGTCTTCATGATGGCGCACGTGCTTCGCTTCTGGCCCGAGTACGTCGAGTTGCACAAGCGAGCGAGCAACGGGTCGATCGGTCAGCTGCGGTCCGGTCTTGCCTATCGGCGTCAGCCGTTTCCGGCCTGGTCGGAGCTCTTTGCGCGATCGGACCTTACCGGCGGCGCGGTCATCGACATGATGATCCACGACATCGACGCGCTCAACTGGGTGTTCGGCGCCCCGCAATCGGTCACCGCGAACGGTGTTCGCAATCCGCGCTCGAATGGATGGGACCAGGTACAGATCCTGATCGACTACGGCACCGTATCGGCGGTCGTCGATGGCGGGATGATGATGCCGGAAACCTATCCGTTTACCTCGACGATGCAAGTGCTCGGTTCGGAGGGCTTCCTGGAATACGATTTCCGCGCCGGTGGCCGGAGCGTGGAAGAAGCCGGGGGAACCAATGCGCTCTACCTCTACCCGAATGAGGGCGAGCCGTCACAGCTCGAGGTGACGCAAATCGACCCCTACCTCGCGGAGATCGAGTATTTCGTCGAGTGCGTCCGATCGGGACAGCCTGCAACCCGTGCCACCCCAGCGGAGGCGCGTCTCGCGCTCGATACCGCGCTCGCTGCCCGTGAATCCATGGAGTCCAACCGCACCGTCGCGCTTTAG